CCCAGTCCTTAAAAATAGGTTGATCTGTCAACGGTTCGCGGCCATACCGGCTTGAACACTGAAGTCCGTCAAAGAAGCTGTAGAACCAGATCAACGGAATCATGAACAGGAACACCGATAAATGAAGCAGGTCCAGAACGTAGATACTGCCGAGAAACAGGAACATGAGTTGCATGCCTCTTTTTTGCAGTCCCAGATACAGATGACCCGCACCCGGAAAGGCTGATAACAGGGTTGCCAGCACTTTGCTTCGCCGTCCAGAAGCCCTGCCCATCTCCAGCTCCTCGAACAACGTACGATCCTGCAATACCTCACCGGCCTGCTTGCGATGCACATGCTGGACCGCATCAAACATGCAGTAAACCCAGATGACAGGCAGAATGAGCAAGAACATCAGAAATACGGATTCATTCGTAATAGAAGCTACAAAAACCATCATGGCAAATGAACCGAAGAACGCGATAAGGAATGATAAACCGCGATGTAACAGTCCGAGATGAAGATGTCCCAGACCTGGAACAAAGGAAAGCAGAATCGTGAAGAATCGTTCGCTTTCACTGCCTTTTTGATACATGGGTTGACCATAAGGAGCCGCAGGCACGCCATACTCACCGTTCTGATGCTGATGTATTCCCTCCATGTCCATGTCCATCTCCATCTGTCCCAGATGACCTTCCTGACCAGTGTATGCTCCCTGATATGCCGCCCCCTGATGCGGTCCACTGTAATGTGCACCATATCCATGGTATCGGGCATCATTAGGCGATGGGGCACGTAGCAGAACGATAATCATATCCAGCATGCTGACACACCAGAAGAATATGGTCCCCAAAGCCCCAAGAATCATTAATTCTCTCTCACTCACCAGAATTGCCAGCATAAACGAACCAACAGCTGTCCCAAAAAAGAGTAATGGATAGATTACAGCTCTGGCAGGCCGACCCCAATAGAGAAAACCCAGACCCGGAATCAGGTTTAATAAGAATGCAAGTAATTTGTTACGATCTGATTGCACAGTCGTCATCCTTTCTTTTCAGGCAATGCATATAAATTTACGGTTTAGGTTTAAAGTGATCCAGCCAGGAAGTGGCTGCCTCCGTCCATTTTTCCGTGAATGACCCTCTGTAATCACCATCCTGGAACTTATGATAAGGCGCTACCTTGTCAAACAATCCCGAGGAGAGGAAGATTAACGTCAGACAAGCCGCTACGGCATAATGAAACACTTTGTGATCCAGCCAGATACGTCTTCGTCCAGAACGCGATTTGCGCTTTGGCTTGGAGGATTGCATTTCCGTAATTTGATTCATGACCGAATCGGCGAAGCCTACCGGGTCCTTCAGTTGTGGCAAATCCCGATGAATGCCGAGTGCTTCGAGATAGTTGTCCATCGCTTCCGGAACGTCCATAAGCATCTGTTCCATCATACTTGCCTGGTCTGCAGTCATACGGCCTTCAATATAATCAGTCCATTCCTGAACGGTATACATCCTTTTATTCCTCACGCCACTCATCCTCCTTCCAATGATTTCGAATCCACTGCCGGGCACGATACAGACGGGACTCCACGGTTTTCACTGCCACCTGTGCATCACGGGCAATCTGCTCATAATTTTTTTCGCTTAAGTAATACGCAGTAATAATGTCCCTG
This window of the Paenibacillus marchantiae genome carries:
- a CDS encoding multi-tm2 domain protein; the encoded protein is MQSDRNKLLAFLLNLIPGLGFLYWGRPARAVIYPLLFFGTAVGSFMLAILVSERELMILGALGTIFFWCVSMLDMIIVLLRAPSPNDARYHGYGAHYSGPHQGAAYQGAYTGQEGHLGQMEMDMDMEGIHQHQNGEYGVPAAPYGQPMYQKGSESERFFTILLSFVPGLGHLHLGLLHRGLSFLIAFFGSFAMMVFVASITNESVFLMFLLILPVIWVYCMFDAVQHVHRKQAGEVLQDRTLFEELEMGRASGRRSKVLATLLSAFPGAGHLYLGLQKRGMQLMFLFLGSIYVLDLLHLSVFLFMIPLIWFYSFFDGLQCSSRYGREPLTDQPIFKDWARHQRLIGFGIAALGLYYLFIRLVIPQLNEMFPDAFMTYEIRSYVNTVIVSLLLIFGGLKLLFGKQRGTGIHSAAHRNDEGADSLFLFKDRDDRL